A DNA window from Vagococcus penaei contains the following coding sequences:
- a CDS encoding YycH family regulatory protein, producing MKSVGDKLIKVSLIFMILLSLVLSWKIWTKPSNHRLEDANHKANDIIQKKKVTDVYVPTKLFYRKDKTVTMYTNRESLISNIQQELTQLGFKDGHSLNRTEINQLIATPFRNIDLSFPTELPIGFYLENYQLDVRESTNVDHLKFSRIVIDLDNHKLYFANRNKEMLAAFTIDGDLSKFDKLLDDKQTNYYDVEMTKNNLADVYYLTKESKLKTYSYIVATQSFTTFSKAFFYQSEDLFSSEGGDDVNLSNGEGESLTIQSRNGEVNYFGKLQNTSNDLYSNTFRYVENLGSTLGTIRYFDNTGSDITYRNYVEGFPVFGEDFKGTLDITVQNQKNVHIATNQETIQIPIPSEETVSLPPTQQMIDELESLGIDKGKIKDIQIGYEWQSNSDTRQVVDLVPKWYLKYDGEWQSSEQVKRLLQAKEPFREGRDD from the coding sequence ATGAAATCAGTTGGAGATAAATTGATTAAAGTTAGTCTAATTTTCATGATTTTACTAAGTTTGGTGTTATCATGGAAAATTTGGACAAAACCTTCCAATCATAGATTAGAGGACGCCAATCATAAGGCAAATGATATTATTCAAAAGAAAAAAGTGACAGATGTTTACGTGCCAACTAAGCTTTTTTATCGAAAAGATAAGACAGTCACTATGTATACTAATCGTGAGTCGCTAATTAGCAATATTCAGCAAGAGTTAACTCAGTTAGGGTTTAAAGATGGTCATTCACTAAATCGGACAGAGATTAATCAATTAATAGCGACACCTTTTCGAAATATTGACTTAAGTTTCCCGACAGAGCTACCAATTGGATTTTATTTAGAAAATTATCAGCTAGATGTACGAGAATCAACAAATGTTGATCACTTAAAATTTAGTCGTATTGTTATTGATTTAGATAATCATAAGTTATATTTTGCTAATCGTAATAAAGAAATGCTTGCTGCATTTACTATTGATGGTGATTTAAGTAAATTTGATAAATTACTGGATGATAAACAAACCAATTATTATGACGTGGAAATGACAAAAAATAATTTAGCTGATGTTTATTATTTAACCAAAGAGTCAAAACTAAAAACTTATAGTTACATAGTAGCTACCCAATCATTTACGACTTTTTCGAAAGCTTTTTTCTATCAATCAGAAGATTTGTTTTCAAGTGAAGGCGGAGACGATGTCAATTTATCAAATGGTGAAGGTGAATCGTTGACTATTCAATCAAGAAATGGTGAAGTTAATTATTTTGGCAAGCTACAAAATACGTCAAATGATTTATATTCTAATACATTTCGCTATGTTGAAAATTTGGGTAGTACACTAGGCACAATCCGTTATTTTGATAATACAGGAAGCGATATAACTTATCGTAATTATGTTGAAGGATTTCCGGTTTTTGGAGAAGATTTTAAAGGAACTCTAGATATTACGGTTCAAAATCAAAAAAATGTACATATTGCAACCAATCAAGAGACCATTCAAATACCTATTCCTTCAGAGGAGACGGTTAGTTTGCCACCAACTCAACAAATGATTGATGAGTTGGAATCTTTAGGTATAGACAAGGGGAAAATTAAGGACATTCAAATTGGCTACGAATGGCAATCAAATTCAGATACTAGACAAGTGGTCGATTTAGTGCCTAAGTGGTATTTGAAATATGATGGAGAGTGGCAATCAAGTGAGCAAGTGAAAAGATTGTTACAAGCTAAAGAACCGTTTAGAGAAGGGAGAGATGACTAA
- a CDS encoding two-component system regulatory protein YycI, with the protein MDFKRVEGIFLVVFFLMNIFLFYTYQETRIPNQPLTAGTISEHIEERLKQDEITAPTNLSEEIKEGYYLAASDVNLAEQARKQLKNQEWAITNSVLHSTFMSNSEVNILEKVDVNSLEHFILNPENVINGKAYVFDQSRSKDKNKFVFTQEWEGIPFLDDTSILSVTVDQSQAGITFVESYDQNMLSSDIEPLREKQSLISERDAVISLYTNNRLPVNSKISRIQLGYSKIFTVREKGIYIPTWFIEVNNNKNNSQIERVNAFTSAIITSNVSEVKN; encoded by the coding sequence ATGGATTTTAAGCGTGTTGAAGGAATCTTTTTAGTTGTTTTTTTCTTGATGAATATTTTTTTGTTTTATACTTATCAAGAAACCCGAATACCTAATCAACCACTAACGGCTGGGACAATCTCTGAGCATATCGAAGAACGATTGAAACAAGATGAAATTACGGCGCCAACTAATCTATCTGAAGAAATTAAGGAAGGTTATTATCTAGCTGCTAGCGACGTTAATTTAGCAGAACAAGCAAGAAAACAACTAAAGAATCAAGAGTGGGCAATTACTAATTCTGTTTTACACAGCACATTTATGAGTAATAGTGAAGTCAATATATTAGAAAAAGTGGATGTAAATAGTTTAGAACACTTTATTCTCAATCCTGAAAATGTCATTAATGGTAAGGCATATGTATTTGATCAGTCACGGAGTAAAGACAAAAATAAATTTGTCTTTACGCAAGAATGGGAAGGAATTCCCTTCTTAGATGATACATCGATTCTTAGCGTGACAGTCGATCAAAGTCAAGCAGGAATAACTTTTGTTGAAAGTTATGACCAAAATATGTTATCATCCGATATTGAACCACTACGGGAAAAACAATCGTTAATTTCTGAGCGAGATGCGGTTATTAGTTTGTATACAAATAATCGTTTGCCAGTTAATTCTAAAATTAGCCGCATTCAATTGGGTTATTCTAAAATTTTTACGGTTCGAGAAAAGGGTATCTATATCCCAACATGGTTTATAGAAGTTAATAATAATAAAAATAATTCGCAAATTGAACGTGTAAATGCTTTTACAAGTGCCATTATTACGTCAAATGTGTCTGAAGTTAAAAATTAA
- a CDS encoding LacI family DNA-binding transcriptional regulator, which yields MVGIRDIAKEAGVSISTVSYALNGSDKVTEETRQRIEKIAKEMNYVPNMAAKALKRRETKIIGVYLADYSGSFYGELLDGIKYGLESYDYEMIVCSGKRSHLFIPERMVDGVIILDWTFDTAEIEKYGKAGYKLVTLDREVSGDNLGHVLLDNMGGATLAIEKLVEKPAKATYLVTGPENSYDSRKRLEAAEKELVRYGIDYQIYIGDFNAQSGNRIAEKIYRTTEVYPISIFSFNDEMVIGMYDFFKGTDLVIGRDVNIIGFDNADYSTIVSPTIATIGFSKKRWGMLSVEKLMQLINGESITNSLIYTSYISGESFPE from the coding sequence ATGGTTGGTATCAGAGATATTGCAAAAGAGGCAGGGGTATCAATTTCAACGGTGTCTTATGCATTAAATGGAAGTGATAAGGTAACGGAAGAAACACGACAGCGAATTGAAAAAATTGCAAAAGAGATGAACTATGTACCAAATATGGCTGCCAAAGCTTTAAAACGCCGTGAAACGAAAATTATTGGTGTTTATCTAGCTGATTACTCTGGTAGTTTTTATGGTGAATTATTAGATGGTATTAAGTACGGTTTAGAATCGTATGACTATGAGATGATTGTTTGTAGTGGTAAACGGTCACATTTATTTATTCCTGAACGAATGGTAGATGGTGTGATTATTCTAGATTGGACATTTGATACAGCTGAGATTGAGAAATACGGTAAAGCAGGTTACAAGTTAGTGACGCTTGACCGTGAAGTATCAGGTGATAATTTAGGTCATGTGCTACTGGATAATATGGGGGGAGCGACTTTAGCTATTGAAAAACTTGTCGAAAAACCAGCTAAAGCAACCTACTTAGTAACGGGACCTGAGAATTCTTATGATAGTCGTAAGCGCTTAGAAGCTGCTGAAAAAGAACTAGTTCGCTATGGTATTGACTATCAGATTTATATTGGTGATTTTAATGCTCAATCGGGCAATCGGATTGCTGAAAAAATTTATCGAACGACGGAAGTATATCCTATTTCAATTTTTTCCTTCAATGATGAGATGGTTATTGGAATGTATGACTTTTTTAAAGGGACAGATTTAGTTATTGGTCGTGACGTCAATATCATTGGATTTGATAATGCTGATTACAGTACTATTGTATCACCAACAATTGCGACCATTGGATTTTCAAAAAAACGTTGGGGTATGTTAAGCGTTGAAAAACTAATGCAACTAATTAATGGTGAAAGTATCACAAATAGTCTCATCTATACGAGTTATATCAGCGGAGAATCTTTTCCAGAATAA
- the yycF gene encoding response regulator YycF has protein sequence MKKILVVDDEKPISDIVKFNLTKEGYEVYTAFDGEEAVEMVTEVEPDLILLDLMLPKKDGLEVCREVRKNYDMPIIMVTAKDSEIDKVLGLELGADDYVTKPFSNRELVARVKANLRRQGQPKQKPEEEETNELSVGALTIHPDAYIVSKRGETIELTHREFELLHYLAKHIGQVMTREHLLQTVWGYDYFGDVRTVDVTVRRLREKIEDNPSHPTWLVTRRGVGYYLRNPEQD, from the coding sequence ATGAAAAAAATATTAGTTGTTGACGACGAAAAACCAATCTCAGATATTGTTAAGTTTAATTTAACAAAAGAAGGATATGAGGTTTATACAGCATTTGACGGTGAAGAAGCTGTTGAAATGGTAACAGAAGTGGAACCAGACTTGATTTTACTTGATTTAATGTTACCTAAAAAAGATGGCCTAGAAGTTTGTCGTGAAGTTCGAAAAAATTATGATATGCCAATCATTATGGTGACAGCAAAAGATTCTGAAATAGATAAAGTATTAGGATTAGAATTAGGTGCCGATGATTATGTGACAAAGCCGTTTTCAAACCGTGAACTCGTTGCACGGGTTAAGGCTAACTTACGCCGACAAGGACAACCAAAGCAAAAACCAGAAGAAGAAGAAACCAATGAATTAAGTGTTGGTGCGTTAACAATTCACCCAGATGCTTATATTGTCTCAAAACGGGGTGAAACCATTGAATTAACACATCGTGAGTTCGAGTTATTGCATTATTTGGCTAAACACATTGGACAAGTAATGACGCGTGAGCACTTATTACAAACTGTTTGGGGGTATGATTATTTTGGTGACGTTCGGACGGTTGATGTAACGGTACGTCGATTACGTGAAAAAATTGAAGATAATCCTAGTCATCCAACATGGTTAGTGACACGTCGTGGTGTCGGTTATTATTTAAGAAATCCTGAACAAGATTAG
- a CDS encoding ABC transporter ATP-binding protein — protein MSYVEVKDVYKRYHMGDSTIVANNGVSFSINQGEFVVILGPSGAGKSTVLNMLGGMDSCDEGMIMVDGVDIAKFSAKELTAYRRVDVGFVFQFYNLVPNLTARENVELASQVAPDALDVDDVLARVNLEKRKANFPAQLSGGEQQRVAIARALAKNPKLLLCDEPTGALDYETGKQILSILSETCRQYQTTVIVITHNSEIAKMADRVIRINDAVVRSIEINEQPLPAEAIEW, from the coding sequence ATGAGTTATGTTGAAGTAAAAGACGTTTATAAACGGTATCATATGGGAGACAGTACGATTGTTGCGAATAATGGTGTTTCTTTTAGTATTAATCAAGGTGAATTTGTGGTGATTTTAGGCCCAAGTGGTGCTGGAAAATCAACAGTTCTAAATATGTTAGGTGGAATGGATAGTTGTGATGAAGGAATGATTATGGTTGATGGTGTGGATATCGCAAAATTTTCTGCCAAAGAACTTACTGCGTATCGTCGCGTTGATGTCGGATTTGTGTTTCAATTTTATAATTTAGTCCCTAATTTGACTGCACGGGAAAATGTCGAATTAGCTTCTCAAGTCGCTCCTGATGCACTCGATGTCGATGATGTGTTGGCCCGAGTTAATTTAGAAAAGCGTAAAGCGAATTTTCCGGCACAGTTATCTGGTGGGGAACAACAACGAGTAGCAATTGCGCGGGCACTAGCTAAAAACCCTAAACTATTACTATGTGATGAACCCACAGGTGCGCTTGATTATGAAACAGGTAAACAAATTCTGAGTATTTTAAGTGAGACATGCCGACAGTATCAGACAACTGTCATCGTCATTACGCATAACTCTGAAATTGCAAAAATGGCGGATAGAGTCATTCGAATTAATGATGCTGTTGTGCGAAGTATCGAGATTAATGAACAACCGTTACCTGCGGAAGCGATAGAATGGTAG
- a CDS encoding FUSC family protein, which translates to MHYGRFHLGLRTLKTALAVMACIIFFHLTDRGSPMVATLSAVFALREDLPTTIDFGKSRILGNTVGGLNAFFYYLLHQEIANKALAETLLIPLFVALTIIISISLNNQAGIIGGVATLLFITFSIPKDESFLYAFHRVIDTFIGTFFAISMNYVIKSPLEDKTETIHEKLVKISNKEKEIEQLKQEIKELKK; encoded by the coding sequence ATGCATTATGGACGATTTCATCTAGGGCTTCGAACGCTTAAAACAGCTTTAGCTGTTATGGCCTGTATCATTTTTTTCCATCTAACCGATCGTGGCTCGCCCATGGTAGCGACCCTAAGTGCTGTTTTTGCTTTACGTGAAGACTTACCAACAACTATTGATTTTGGCAAGTCACGAATTCTTGGTAATACTGTAGGCGGTCTTAACGCCTTTTTTTATTATTTATTGCATCAAGAAATAGCTAATAAAGCTTTAGCCGAGACATTACTGATTCCTTTGTTTGTCGCGTTAACTATTATTATTTCTATTAGCTTAAATAACCAAGCAGGAATCATTGGTGGAGTGGCAACTTTACTGTTTATTACCTTTTCTATTCCAAAGGACGAGTCTTTTTTATATGCGTTTCACCGTGTCATTGATACGTTTATTGGAACATTCTTTGCAATTTCTATGAATTATGTGATCAAATCACCTTTAGAGGATAAAACAGAAACCATTCATGAAAAACTTGTTAAAATTAGTAACAAAGAAAAGGAAATCGAACAACTCAAACAAGAAATTAAAGAATTAAAAAAATAA
- the walK gene encoding cell wall metabolism sensor histidine kinase WalK, with the protein MNKRIRFFASVHFKIALVFVLLLMISVEIIGAIFIRELEATTTKTFEENITSQVETLATNISGELMKYQEDNKDSTLKRTLAEFSKSDILEARLVDDKGVVIVTSDPNLQDDVGKKNDFELFNTFSQRKEEQTDPDTGRRVLVNIQQIYSPTGDAVIGFIYVKSDIESKYQQVNDIALIFFYASMIALVFSLIIALLVARTITKPIGEMKQQAERIANGDYSHKVEVYGKDELGQLGETFNELSARIEEAQEITEAERRRLDSVLSHMTDGVIGTDRRGHLILINETALELLDLTNEEALGMSILDILKLDESYTFRTLLEQQESILIDLTTSTDQTLLVQAEFSMIRRESGFISGLVCVLHDVTEKQRDEEERRQFVSNVSHELRTPLTSMRSYLEALSDGAWQDPEIAPQFLKVTQEETSRMIRMINDLLQLSRMDNNKVELKKELVNLNELFNYVLDRFDMVVKDNDNNYSIKREFTKRTIWVEIDTDRMIQVLDNILNNAIKYSPDGGMITCRLLETHKNVIVSISDEGLGIPKQNLGRVFDRFYRVDKARSRAMGGSGLGLAISRESVQAHGGSIWAESEEGKGSTFFISLPYEPYEEDLWE; encoded by the coding sequence ATGAACAAAAGAATTCGCTTTTTTGCTTCTGTTCATTTTAAAATTGCACTAGTTTTTGTTTTGCTGTTGATGATTTCAGTTGAAATTATTGGTGCAATTTTTATTCGTGAGTTAGAGGCGACAACGACAAAGACTTTTGAAGAAAATATTACCTCTCAAGTTGAGACATTAGCGACGAACATTAGCGGTGAATTAATGAAATATCAAGAAGATAATAAGGACTCAACATTGAAACGAACGTTAGCTGAATTTTCTAAAAGCGATATTTTAGAAGCGCGTCTGGTTGATGATAAAGGCGTCGTGATTGTGACGAGTGACCCTAATTTACAAGATGATGTTGGAAAGAAAAATGATTTTGAATTGTTTAATACTTTTTCGCAACGTAAAGAGGAACAAACAGATCCAGACACTGGTCGCCGAGTATTGGTTAATATCCAACAGATTTATTCGCCAACTGGTGATGCAGTGATTGGTTTTATTTATGTCAAAAGTGATATTGAAAGTAAGTATCAGCAAGTCAATGATATCGCATTAATCTTTTTCTATGCGTCGATGATTGCACTCGTCTTTTCCTTAATCATTGCTTTGTTAGTTGCTAGGACTATCACCAAACCAATTGGAGAGATGAAGCAACAAGCGGAACGAATTGCAAATGGAGACTATTCACATAAAGTTGAAGTTTATGGAAAAGATGAACTTGGTCAGTTGGGTGAAACCTTTAATGAATTGTCCGCTAGAATTGAAGAAGCACAAGAAATTACTGAAGCCGAACGGCGACGTTTGGATAGCGTGTTGTCACATATGACAGATGGCGTTATCGGAACTGATCGCAGGGGGCATCTAATCTTAATTAATGAAACAGCACTTGAGTTATTGGATTTAACTAACGAAGAAGCGCTTGGAATGTCAATTTTAGACATTTTAAAATTAGATGAAAGTTATACTTTTCGAACATTACTTGAGCAACAAGAAAGTATTTTGATTGATTTGACTACATCTACTGATCAAACGCTTTTAGTCCAAGCAGAATTTTCAATGATTCGTCGTGAATCTGGTTTTATCAGTGGATTAGTGTGTGTGCTGCATGATGTAACTGAAAAACAACGTGATGAGGAAGAACGACGTCAATTTGTATCGAATGTTTCACACGAATTGCGGACACCTCTAACAAGTATGCGTAGCTATTTAGAAGCTCTTTCAGATGGTGCTTGGCAAGATCCCGAAATCGCACCACAGTTTTTAAAAGTGACACAGGAAGAAACCAGTCGAATGATTCGTATGATTAATGATTTGCTGCAACTTTCGCGGATGGATAATAACAAAGTCGAATTGAAAAAAGAATTAGTCAATTTGAATGAATTATTTAATTATGTACTAGACCGTTTTGATATGGTAGTTAAAGATAATGATAATAATTATAGTATTAAACGTGAATTTACTAAACGAACAATATGGGTAGAAATTGATACAGATCGGATGATTCAAGTCTTGGATAATATCTTGAATAATGCAATCAAGTATTCTCCAGATGGTGGCATGATTACATGTCGTCTCTTGGAAACTCATAAAAATGTCATCGTGAGTATTTCGGATGAAGGACTAGGAATCCCCAAACAGAATTTAGGTCGAGTTTTTGACCGTTTTTATCGTGTAGATAAAGCACGATCACGTGCGATGGGTGGTTCTGGTTTAGGCTTGGCAATTTCACGTGAATCAGTACAGGCGCATGGTGGTAGTATCTGGGCTGAAAGTGAAGAGGGCAAAGGCTCAACCTTTTTCATCTCATTACCCTATGAACCTTATGAGGAGGACCTTTGGGAATGA
- a CDS encoding MBL fold metallo-hydrolase gives MEESSQFNVSILASGSSGNTLYIETNKQKLLVDAGLSGKKITGLLAQIDRCPEDLDGILVTHEHRDHIHGVGVMARKYRLDIYANEKTWEAMTPLIGEVAVDQKHIFNMGKTMTLGDVDIESFGVSHDAAEPQFYQFHKDNKSFVVLTDTGYCSDRIKGIIKNADAYLMESNHDLNMLRMGKYPWGTKQRILSDRGHLSNEDGALAAIDVIGDKTKRIYLGHLSRENNLKELAHMTMTDTLRQHEFNVGKEILICDTDPEVACELYSI, from the coding sequence TTGGAAGAAAGTAGTCAATTTAATGTTAGCATTTTAGCTAGTGGTAGTTCTGGAAACACTCTCTATATCGAAACCAACAAACAAAAGTTGTTGGTAGATGCTGGTTTGAGTGGAAAAAAAATTACTGGTCTTCTAGCCCAAATTGACCGTTGTCCAGAAGATTTAGACGGTATTCTAGTGACACATGAACATCGTGATCATATCCATGGTGTCGGTGTAATGGCTAGAAAGTATCGTTTAGATATCTATGCAAATGAAAAAACATGGGAAGCGATGACGCCTTTAATTGGTGAAGTTGCAGTTGATCAAAAACATATTTTTAATATGGGTAAAACGATGACTTTAGGTGATGTTGATATTGAAAGTTTTGGTGTCTCTCATGATGCGGCAGAACCACAGTTTTATCAATTTCATAAGGACAATAAGTCTTTTGTCGTTTTGACGGATACGGGATATTGTAGTGATCGAATTAAAGGGATTATTAAGAATGCTGATGCTTATTTAATGGAAAGTAATCATGATTTGAACATGTTAAGAATGGGTAAGTATCCATGGGGTACGAAGCAGCGTATTTTGAGTGATCGAGGCCACTTATCCAATGAAGATGGTGCATTAGCAGCTATTGATGTTATTGGTGACAAAACTAAGCGCATCTATTTAGGTCATTTAAGTCGTGAAAATAATTTAAAAGAATTGGCACATATGACAATGACAGATACTTTACGTCAACATGAATTTAATGTTGGTAAAGAGATATTGATTTGTGATACTGATCCAGAAGTAGCTTGTGAGCTATATTCTATTTAA
- a CDS encoding ABC transporter permease — MKKRALRQSIIREIFQSKARFLSILLIILLGVAFYAGIKATGPDMIRTADTYYQKQKLMNTTVTAPFGLEEADLELIKASDKVQQAEGAYRLDTVNEKENQVIRLLSYDLNQVNQLNKPRVVSGRLPKKANEVVLDNRAAEFRQVKIGDTFKIDDDETKKELTITDYQVVGFVNSPLYIDQVSRGNTTVGKGSIDYFALVPKENFKATTYSDIYVTYKNLVTVESYSELYNKRYQKNEKALKELLSTRSDERKAAKIKAVESDLATGTQQITDGKQQIKIGRQQLAQQSDSLENQRKQIEQAKVLGQDNRLAEQQLEQAKKILSDKEKELDEAATNLTKQEIELQSQKQAAAQLKQADYRYTGRDDNAAYSEYEDNADRISSIATVFPVFFLLIAALICLTTMTRMVDEKRGEIGTLKALGYTNWEIAQKYIVYATLASLIGSLAGLAIGYYVFPMVIFNAYGSLYNLPAVIITFYTSYAIQSLIVALLCTLISALIVLRVDLISTPAVLMRPKAPKPGQRILLERIPWVWQRLNFNQKVTARNLFRYKQRMLMTILGIAGCMTMIITGFGIKDSVGDIVGIQFSKIWHYDATVIYNNDTSENDNKDYEQVRDDLPEYSQHLLLAQKTVEVKKKGYKTHEVTLDVPKNTDKLAQFITFQQRQTQEKYQLTDDGVIINEKLANLFDIKTGDDITIDLGDNATYEVKVAHIVENYTLHFIYMTPNYYDTLFGHQPTYNVELLKFKHALSEKREEQLAKELMDSPKVINVSFTSQIGKAMEDTMSSLTIVVWVLIVSAALLAFIVLYNLTNINISERIRELSTIKVLGFYDREVTLYVYRENNILTAIGILAGCLLGKLLHGFVLKTAEVDIMMFPPTIHWVSYVYSALLTIFFSLVVMLIMHRKLKKVDMIEALKSTD; from the coding sequence ATGAAAAAACGAGCATTAAGACAGTCAATTATTCGTGAGATATTTCAATCAAAAGCGCGTTTTCTTTCTATTTTATTAATTATTTTACTAGGTGTTGCTTTTTATGCGGGGATTAAAGCGACAGGTCCGGACATGATCCGTACAGCAGACACTTATTATCAAAAACAAAAATTGATGAATACGACTGTTACAGCACCTTTTGGTTTGGAAGAAGCAGACTTAGAACTAATTAAAGCAAGTGACAAAGTACAACAAGCTGAGGGAGCTTATCGCCTTGATACGGTCAACGAAAAAGAAAACCAAGTGATTCGTTTGCTATCGTATGATTTAAATCAAGTCAATCAATTGAATAAACCACGAGTTGTTAGTGGACGACTTCCTAAAAAAGCCAATGAAGTTGTACTTGATAATCGAGCAGCTGAATTTCGACAAGTAAAAATAGGAGATACATTTAAGATTGATGATGATGAGACTAAAAAGGAATTAACCATTACTGACTATCAAGTAGTCGGTTTTGTAAATTCACCACTCTATATTGATCAAGTCTCACGTGGAAATACGACGGTTGGTAAAGGATCAATTGATTATTTCGCTCTAGTTCCTAAAGAAAATTTTAAAGCAACAACTTATAGTGATATTTATGTTACTTATAAAAATTTAGTAACAGTCGAAAGTTATAGTGAGTTATATAATAAACGTTATCAAAAAAATGAGAAAGCTTTAAAAGAGTTATTATCTACACGTTCAGATGAACGTAAAGCAGCTAAAATTAAAGCAGTTGAATCAGATTTAGCGACAGGGACACAACAAATTACAGATGGCAAACAACAAATTAAAATAGGTCGTCAGCAATTAGCACAACAATCTGATTCTCTAGAAAATCAGCGTAAACAAATCGAGCAAGCTAAAGTTTTAGGGCAAGATAATCGCTTAGCCGAACAACAATTAGAACAAGCTAAAAAGATACTTAGTGATAAAGAGAAGGAACTGGACGAAGCGGCTACTAATTTAACAAAACAAGAAATAGAACTTCAATCACAAAAACAAGCGGCTGCCCAATTAAAACAGGCGGATTATCGTTATACTGGACGCGATGATAACGCAGCGTATTCAGAATACGAGGATAATGCTGATCGTATTTCATCGATTGCTACGGTTTTTCCAGTCTTCTTTTTACTAATCGCTGCACTAATTTGTTTAACAACTATGACGCGAATGGTCGATGAAAAACGTGGAGAAATAGGAACATTAAAAGCACTAGGGTATACAAATTGGGAAATCGCTCAAAAGTATATTGTTTATGCAACCCTAGCTAGTTTGATTGGCAGTTTAGCTGGTCTAGCTATTGGATATTACGTTTTTCCAATGGTTATTTTTAACGCATATGGTAGTTTATATAATTTGCCTGCTGTCATTATTACGTTTTATACTAGTTATGCGATTCAATCACTGATTGTTGCATTATTATGCACGTTGATTTCAGCACTTATTGTATTAAGAGTCGACTTAATCAGTACGCCAGCTGTTTTAATGCGACCTAAAGCACCAAAACCTGGACAACGTATTTTACTGGAAAGAATTCCATGGGTATGGCAACGTTTAAACTTTAATCAAAAAGTGACTGCTCGAAATTTATTCCGTTACAAACAGAGGATGTTAATGACGATTTTGGGGATTGCTGGCTGTATGACGATGATTATTACAGGGTTTGGGATTAAAGACTCTGTTGGTGATATTGTCGGCATTCAATTTTCTAAAATTTGGCACTATGATGCGACTGTAATCTATAATAATGATACATCTGAGAATGACAACAAAGATTATGAACAGGTTCGAGATGATTTACCTGAATATAGTCAGCATTTGTTGTTGGCACAGAAAACAGTTGAGGTAAAGAAAAAAGGCTATAAAACGCATGAAGTTACCTTAGATGTTCCAAAAAATACAGATAAATTAGCTCAATTTATTACCTTTCAACAACGGCAAACACAAGAAAAGTATCAGCTAACAGATGATGGCGTGATTATTAATGAAAAATTGGCTAATCTTTTTGACATTAAAACAGGTGATGATATTACAATTGATCTTGGTGACAATGCAACCTATGAGGTGAAAGTCGCTCACATTGTTGAAAATTACACGCTTCATTTTATTTATATGACACCAAATTATTATGATACTCTATTTGGGCACCAACCGACATATAATGTCGAATTGCTTAAATTCAAACACGCATTAAGTGAGAAGCGTGAGGAACAATTGGCAAAAGAATTGATGGATAGTCCAAAAGTGATTAACGTTAGCTTCACGAGTCAAATTGGAAAAGCCATGGAAGACACCATGAGCAGTTTGACGATTGTGGTTTGGGTGTTGATTGTATCGGCTGCGTTGTTGGCGTTTATCGTATTATATAATCTAACCAATATTAACATTTCAGAACGAATTCGTGAGTTATCGACGATTAAAGTGTTGGGTTTCTATGACCGAGAAGTGACACTGTACGTATATCGTGAGAACAACATTTTAACGGCTATCGGTATTTTAGCAGGCTGTCTACTCGGTAAGTTACTGCATGGTTTTGTTTTAAAAACGGCTGAAGTAGATATTATGATGTTTCCACCAACCATTCATTGGGTTAGTTATGTTTATTCAGCATTATTAACTATCTTCTTTTCATTGGTTGTCATGCTAATCATGCATCGTAAATTAAAAAAAGTCGATATGATTGAGGCCTTAAAGTCAACGGATTAA